A genomic window from Cydia strobilella chromosome 26, ilCydStro3.1, whole genome shotgun sequence includes:
- the LOC134753317 gene encoding uncharacterized protein LOC134753317, with protein sequence MNSSQIGILTNFDHNTQTWKVYKARIQQWFIANGIDEKSDATGTKRRAVLLSALSDATYKLASDLALPKELQVVPYADICSLLDNHFTPTTCGFHERFKFYSAMQNEGETYPQFAARLRGLTAECGFLNVEEALKDRFVMGMLPGSEREKLFAQNPADLTLSKAVELAESRRCARAGATKVTGQEPSSASQMFKVASKDQKSAKVLCSVCGFNNHTAEKCRFANHKCRKCQVKGHLRRMCKKINYVSEVCGDDDGDDVFTE encoded by the exons ATGAATTCGTCTCAAATCGGGATTTTGACGAATTTTGACCACAACACACAAACGTGGAAAGTGTATAAAGCGCGTATACAACAGTGGTTCATAGCTAATGGCATCGATGAAAAAAGTGACGCGACCGGAACGAAGCGACGGGCGGTATTGCTGAGCGCACTCAGCGATGCCACTTACAAGTTGGCATCAGATTTGGCATTGCCAAAAGAGCTCCAAGTTGTTCCATATGCCGACATATGTTCGCTTTTGGACAATCATTTTACGCCAACAACTTGTGGGTTTCACGAgagatttaaattttattcgGCGATGCAAAATGAAGGGGAGACCTACCCCCAATTTGCGGCAAGACTTCGCGGCCTAACAGCAGAATGCGGGTTTCTAAACGTGGAGGAGGCATTGAAAGACCGATTTGTAATGGGAATGCTTCCAGGATCGGAGCGAGAAAAATTATTCGCTCAGAACCCAGCTGATTTGACTCTTTCTAAGGCGGTGGAACTGGCAGAAAGCCGAAGATGTGCGCGCGCGGGGGCAACCAAGGTCACCGGGCAGGAGCCCTCGAGCGCTAGTCAAATGTTCAAGGTTGCATCGAAAGATCAAAAAAGTGCTAAAGTGTTGTGTTCCGTTTGTGGTTTTAACAATCACACGGCCGAAAAGTGTCGTTTTGCTAACCATAAGTGTCGAAAATGTCAGGTTAAAGGTCATTTGCGCCgtatgtgcaaaaaaattaattacgtaAGTGAGGTCTGCGGGGACGATGACGGCGATGACG TGTTCACAGAGTAA
- the LOC134753039 gene encoding uncharacterized protein LOC134753039, protein MDGIQMEPVGKYKPDRNGSAKAAAWRNMVDQDLDDVAFLADTDKAREARELREAPVAVCSQRRALCLAAVVLGAMFASALIVVYASPQPDCPCLGENPLIPGSPTAGSDANAAAANKDRIATNGAIFPWRGARLPTFLIPKHYSLWLHPNLTTGELRGEVSIDFKVDPDTTFVVLNVRDMNVTERALFKTGGSLGPKVAKVLDYPPAEQTYIEFKEKLRRKFNYTLSLRFITKLERNDKQRGFFLAGNNRHRCAVSRFWLTHARSAFPCLDEPHLRATFRLTIVRDRFHVSLTNMPIVATEEAGFYLGHRLLQDEFAQSPPMPPHMMSLAVCRLQRRAQPALATEPPEPTPSTDVATSSTETPDEEDFVMPPPEISLYSDQQVILDEAGPLLEWVQKTIQQFAYELNTSYPLPKLDVVVVEGGGLYSEGWGLISLSPSTLTDTKTIARLLAQQWFGGLVSPRWWSAQWLMEALTSVLGQKAPPFEGGAERQQDSLLLDHVLPALRLDSSTSVRAVASPRLERADIESAADELSLHKGAAIVSMAIEAAGEAAGRAALARLLRDHRSASADARDLWRALQRPGAGGAPPHAWDGWCEKAGYPLLAAVNTATGDVLLKQERFVMTADPPDPEPPMINSLLTLDLRADLEELFYVPENFTDTIEDENATTTTPAPTTRRPAPRTTKPPPAPKWVIPVTFSVGPLEPGFENDTKIIKNITDSVLQNGTWYDVGNETKIAHGSRWAENVTHLIWMNDTEMLVPDLGKHKWVRYNVGARGLYRVAPQNPSAGEAAEAAAARASALYLGGAPAERALLLDDAFVLSRARRLPASRAVAAAARLNKETHWAPWRVVLNHLSWWKELLRLTSSGPPLAKLLVTLHPDTVTIYTSQEMETLNEDQLWLSGALLTAGVEWENEKVTKQAVRLFDSWRNANKTIPEIYQEAAFTAGVRTYGLVGWQTCWKALTASYAAPRPLYSHRALLAALASPKDDWLFYRFAFTALSPEAQRGREWKQWVTALCAAACRWRGAASTWRVLRAAPAPAPAPAPPPPALLAAARCLHQPHDYYRFKELFGELRGAVGALDTIALNAAWVAQADIDLQRYFNAVKP, encoded by the exons ATGGACGGCATTCAGATGGAGCCCGTCGGCAAATACAAGCCCGACCGCAACGGCTCAGCGAAGG CAGCTGCCTGGCGAAACATGGTGGATCAAGACTTAGACGATGTCGCGTTCCTGGCCG ATACAGACAAAGCGCGCGAAGCACGCGAGCTGCGCGAGGCACCTGTCGCGGTGTGTTCACAGCGGCGCGCGCTTTGCCTCGCAGCCGTTGTGCTAGGGGCTATGTTCGCAAGCGCTCTGATTGTTGTATACGCTAGCCCCCAACCAG ATTGTCCCTGCCTTGGAGAGAATCCCCTGATTCCCGGGTCGCCCACCGCAGGATCCGATGCTAATGCTGCCGCTGCTAACAA AGACCGCATAGCGACTAACGGCGCCATTTTTCCGTGGCGCGGCGCCCGGCTGCCCACGTTCCTGATCCCGAAGCACTACAGCCTGTGGCTGCACCCCAACCTGACTACCGGCGAGCTGAGAG GCGAAGTATCAATCGACTTCAAAGTGGACCCGGACACTACATTCGTGGTCCTGAACGTGAGAGACATGAACGTCACAGAGCGAGCGTTGTTCAAAACTGGGGGCTCTTTGGGGCCCAAGGTCGCTAAAGTGCTGGATTATCCGCCTGCGGAACAGACTTATATTGAGTTCAAG GAGAAACTCCGGCGCAAGTTCAACTACACGCTCAGCCTCCGCTTTATCACGAAACTGGAGAGGAACGATAAGCAGCGCGGGTTCTTCTTGGCTGGCAACAACAGACA TCGCTGCGCCGTGTCACGATTCTGGTTGACGCATGCGCGCTCCGCGTTCCCCTGCCTCGACGAGCCACATCTACGAGCTACTTTCCGACTCACCATCGTCAgagatag ATTCCACGTATCCTTGACGAACATGCCAATAGTGGCGACGGAAGAAGCTGGATTCTATTTAGGACATCGATTG CTCCAAGACGAGTTCGCGCAGTCCCCCCCGATGCCCCCGCACATGATGTCGCTGGCGGTGTGCCGCCTGCAGCGCCGCGCGCAGCCCGCCCTGGCCACTGAGCCCCCCGAACCCACCCCCTCTACTGACGTAGCTACGTCTAGTACCGAGACACCTGATGAGGAGGATTTCGTGATGCCTCCACCGGAAATAAGTCTCTACAGCGATCAGCAAGTTATCTTGGATGAAGCAGG ACCTCTCCTAGAATGGGTGCAGAAAACCATTCAACAGTTTGCCTACGAGCTGAACACTTCCTACCCCCTCCCCAAACTTGACGTAGTGGTGGTAGAAGGGGGAGGGCTGTACTCCGAGGGGTGGGGGCTCATCTCCCTGTCTCCGAGCACCCTCACTGACACGAAGACTATAGCGCGTCTGCTCGCACAACAG TGGTTTGGCGGGCTGGTCTCACCTCGGTGGTGGAGCGCGCAGTGGCTGATGGAGGCGCTCACATCCGTGCTCGGCCAGAAGGCTCCACCTTTTGAAGGTGGCGCTGAACGGCAACAAGATAGCCTGCTTTTAGATCACGTTCTGCCTGCCTTAAG GTTAGACTCGAGTACATCAGTGCGTGCGGTGGCGTCTCCGCGGCTTGAGCGCGCTGACATAGAATCCGCCGCTGATGAATTATCTTTGCATAAG GGAGCGGCTATAGTGAGCATGGCGATCGAGGCCGCGGGCGAGGCGGCGGGCCGCGCTGCTCTGGCGAGGTTGCTCAGAGATCATCGCAGCGCTAGTGCTGATGCCAG aGATTTGTGGCGTGCACTCCAACGGCCCGGCGCGGGCGGGGCGCCGCCGCACGCGTGGGACGGCTGGTGCGAGAAGGCTGGATACCCTTTATTAGCCGCTGTTAATACAGCGACAGGCGATGTACTGCTTAAGCAGGAACG TTTCGTAATGACAGCGGATCCGCCGGACCCTGAGCCGCCTATGATCAATTCCCTTCTGACCCTGGACCTGCGGGCTGACCTTGAAGAACTATTTTATGTACCAG AGAACTTCACGGACACGATTGAAGACGAGAACGCGACCACCACCACCCCCGCCCCCACCACGCgtcgccccgcgccccgcaccacCAAGCCCCCTCCAGCCCCTAAATGGGTCATCCCAGTCACCTTCTCCGTGGGACCTCTAGAACCGGGCTTCGAGAATGACACGAAGATCATTAAGAATATCACGGATAGTGTGCTACAGAATGGGACTTG gtacgACGTGGGTAACGAAACGAAGATAGCCCATGGTTCGCGCTGGGCGGAGAACGTCACGCATTTAATATGGATGAACGACACTGAAA TGTTGGTACCAGATTTAGGCAAGCACAAGTGGGTGCGATACAATGTGGGGGCGAGAGGGCTGTACCGAGTCGCGCCCCAGAATCCATCCGCTGGAGAG GCGGCAGAggcggccgccgcgcgcgcgtcCGCGCTGTACCTGGGCGGGGCGCCGGCCGAGCGCGCGCTCCTGTTGGACGACGCTTTCGTACTGAGCCGCGCGCGCCGTCTGCCCGCCTCGCGCGCCGTTGCGGCTGCAG CCCGCCTAAATAAGGAGACGCACTGGGCCCCATGGCGCGTGGTCCTCAACCACTTATCCTGGTGGAAAGAGCTACTTCGTCTTACTTCGTCCGGCCCGCCTCTAGCCAAACTGCTGGTCACCCTACACCCTGATACTGTGACCATATACACCAGTCAGGAGATGGAGACGCTGAATGAAGACCAATT ATGGCTAAGCGGCGCGCTGCTCACAGCCGGTGTGGAGTGGGAAAACGAGAAAGTGACGAAACAGGCGGTACGTCTGTTCGATTCCTGGCGTAACGCCAACAAGACCATACCGGAGATATACCAGGAG GCGGCCTTCACAGCGGGCGTGCGCACTTACGGCCTTGTCGGCTGGCAGACCTGCTGGAAAGCTCTAACAGCATCCTACGCGGCCCCGCGTCCTTTATATAGCCACCGGGCGCTGCTTGCTGCGTTGGCGTCGCCGAAGGACGACTGGCTTTTCTACAG ATTTGCATTCACCGCGCTGTCGCCGGAGGCGCAACGTGGCCGCGAGTGGAAGCAATGGGTTACAGCGCTCTGCGCGGCCGCTTGCAG